One genomic window of Azospirillum sp. TSH100 includes the following:
- a CDS encoding ABC transporter permease gives MRSHAKRLPSRPVILLLQLGVLIAFFLIWHVLTDTKILSPFFFGTPGAVLARTWADFASGVIWYHLGITLLETALAFIIGTVAGIAFGFWFARAPLVSVVFDPYIKAVNALPRVVLAPIFALWLGLGIWSKVALGVTLVFFIVFFNVYQGVKEVSPVVLANARMLGASSRDLFRHVYLPSALSWVFSSLHTAVGFAMVGAVVGEYLGSAAGLGYRIHQAEGVFDTVGVFSGMLVLTIFVVLIDAAVTVIEKRLLHWRPQDNQAGQH, from the coding sequence ATGAGATCCCACGCCAAACGCCTGCCCAGCCGTCCCGTCATCCTGCTGCTTCAGTTGGGAGTCCTGATCGCCTTCTTCCTGATCTGGCATGTCCTGACCGACACGAAGATTCTCAGCCCCTTCTTCTTCGGCACGCCAGGGGCGGTGCTGGCCCGCACCTGGGCTGATTTCGCCTCTGGCGTCATCTGGTATCATCTCGGCATCACGCTGCTGGAGACCGCGCTGGCCTTCATCATCGGCACGGTGGCCGGCATCGCCTTCGGCTTCTGGTTCGCCCGCGCGCCGTTGGTCTCCGTCGTCTTCGACCCTTACATCAAGGCGGTCAACGCGCTGCCCCGCGTGGTGCTGGCGCCGATCTTCGCGCTGTGGCTCGGGCTCGGCATCTGGTCGAAGGTGGCGCTGGGGGTGACGCTGGTCTTCTTCATCGTCTTCTTCAACGTCTACCAGGGCGTGAAGGAGGTCAGCCCCGTGGTGCTGGCCAATGCCCGCATGCTGGGCGCCAGTTCCCGCGACCTGTTCCGCCATGTCTATCTGCCCTCGGCCCTGTCCTGGGTCTTCTCCTCGCTGCACACCGCCGTCGGCTTCGCCATGGTCGGTGCGGTGGTGGGCGAGTATCTGGGCTCCGCCGCCGGGCTCGGCTACCGCATCCATCAGGCGGAGGGGGTGTTCGACACCGTCGGCGTCTTTTCCGGCATGCTGGTGCTGACGATCTTCGTCGTCCTGATCGACGCCGCCGTGACGGTGATCGAGAAGCGGCTTCTGCATTGGCGCCCGCAGGACAACCAGGCCGGGCAGCACTGA
- a CDS encoding acyl-CoA thioesterase, whose amino-acid sequence MSAADGYDFDNGPALRAIAMPADTNPNGDIFGGWLLAQMDLAGGTVAVRRSHGRVATVGIEAMTFHKPVFVGDEVSCFARIEKVGRTSLRVRIETWVRRERSGSDPIKVTEGVFTYVAIGEDRKPREVPPE is encoded by the coding sequence ATGAGCGCAGCGGACGGATACGACTTCGACAACGGCCCGGCTCTGCGGGCCATCGCGATGCCGGCGGACACCAACCCGAATGGCGATATCTTCGGCGGCTGGCTGCTGGCACAGATGGATCTGGCCGGCGGGACGGTGGCGGTGCGGCGCAGCCATGGCCGCGTCGCCACCGTCGGGATCGAGGCGATGACCTTCCACAAGCCGGTCTTCGTCGGCGACGAGGTCAGCTGCTTCGCCCGGATCGAGAAGGTCGGCCGCACGTCGCTGCGTGTCCGCATCGAGACCTGGGTGCGGCGCGAGCGCTCCGGCTCCGACCCGATCAAGGTGACGGAAGGCGTGTTCACCTACGTCGCCATCGGCGAGGACCGCAAGCCGCGCGAAGTCCCGCCGGAGTGA
- a CDS encoding ArsC/Spx/MgsR family protein: MAEVIFYGLAGCPANAKQKQQLAAAGHTLVERDLATADLTAADLRAFFGEREVDGWFNRRAAAVKSGAVKPEALDETAALAAMLADRELIRRPLIQVGDRREAGFDPTTLHGWIGLTSGESCDDKHARGQCDHGHQHFVKAPAA; this comes from the coding sequence ATGGCCGAGGTGATTTTCTACGGACTGGCCGGTTGCCCGGCGAACGCCAAGCAGAAGCAGCAGTTGGCCGCCGCCGGCCACACGCTGGTCGAACGCGACCTCGCCACCGCCGACCTGACCGCCGCCGATCTCCGCGCCTTCTTCGGTGAGAGGGAGGTCGATGGCTGGTTTAACCGCCGTGCCGCCGCTGTCAAATCCGGCGCCGTCAAGCCCGAGGCTCTCGACGAGACCGCCGCGCTGGCAGCGATGCTGGCCGACCGCGAGTTGATCCGCCGGCCGCTGATCCAGGTCGGCGACCGCCGCGAGGCCGGCTTCGATCCCACGACGCTGCATGGCTGGATCGGCCTGACCTCCGGCGAAAGCTGCGACGACAAGCACGCCCGCGGCCAGTGCGACCACGGTCACCAGCATTTCGTCAAGGCACCGGCGGCCTGA
- a CDS encoding ABC transporter ATP-binding protein, translating to MAEAAAAAPALQLEGVTCTFPSPDGRGRSYTAVQGASFTVADGEFVSIVGPTGSGKSTMLNVAAGLLKPSEGRALSFGQPVTGINPKAGYMFQAEALMPWKSALDNVAAGLEFRGVSKAEARERALPWLSRVGLEGFGDRFPHQLSGGMRKRVALAQTLIVDPKIILMDEPFSALDVQTRQMMENELLDLWAADRKSVVFITHDLEEAIAMSDRVLVLSAGPGSRLIGEYRIDLDRPRDVAEIRMTPQFLALHQEIWAQLRDEVLKGYAQTKLR from the coding sequence ATGGCCGAGGCCGCCGCCGCGGCGCCCGCCCTTCAGCTGGAGGGCGTGACCTGCACCTTTCCCTCGCCCGACGGCCGGGGACGTTCCTACACCGCCGTCCAGGGCGCCAGCTTCACCGTGGCCGATGGGGAGTTCGTGTCGATCGTCGGCCCGACAGGCAGCGGCAAATCGACGATGCTGAACGTCGCCGCCGGCCTGCTGAAGCCCAGCGAGGGCCGCGCGCTCTCCTTCGGCCAGCCGGTGACCGGCATCAATCCCAAGGCCGGCTACATGTTCCAGGCCGAGGCGCTGATGCCCTGGAAGTCGGCGCTCGACAATGTCGCCGCCGGGCTTGAGTTCCGGGGCGTGTCGAAAGCGGAGGCGCGGGAGCGCGCGCTGCCTTGGCTGTCGCGCGTCGGGCTGGAGGGGTTCGGCGACCGTTTCCCGCACCAGCTTTCCGGCGGCATGCGCAAGCGCGTTGCGCTGGCCCAGACGCTGATCGTCGATCCGAAGATCATCCTGATGGACGAGCCCTTCTCGGCGCTCGACGTCCAGACCCGCCAGATGATGGAGAACGAGCTGCTCGACCTGTGGGCGGCGGACCGCAAGTCGGTGGTCTTCATCACCCATGACCTGGAGGAGGCCATCGCGATGTCCGACCGGGTGCTGGTGCTGTCCGCCGGTCCGGGATCGCGGCTGATCGGCGAATACCGCATCGATCTCGACCGTCCGCGCGACGTGGCGGAAATCCGCATGACCCCGCAGTTCCTTGCCCTGCACCAGGAGATCTGGGCGCAGCTGCGCGACGAGGTGCTGAAGGGCTACGCCCAGACCAAGCTGCGGTGA
- the parE gene encoding DNA topoisomerase IV subunit B, with translation MSDLFENTAPKADSYSAQDIEVLEGLEPVRRRPGMYIGGTDDRALHHLVAEVLDNAMDEAVAGHASRIDLELAADYTVMVRDNGRGIPIDDHPKYPGKSALEVIMTTLHSGGKFSNKVYQTSGGLHGVGLSVVNALSDRLTVEIAREKQLYVQEYSRGLPQGPLAHRGNVNRRGTTIRFHADPEIFGETAHFEPHRLYRLARSKAYLYRGVEIRWSCDPSLLSVDATTPASETLHFPGGLQDYLNAALKERKTLTPSPFAGALDFPNGQGRVEWAVAWPDDDEGFSHTYCNTVPTPQGGTHEAGLRTALTRGLKAYGELTSNKRAGQVTADDVMGDACVLLSVFIREPHFQGQTKEKLVTAEAQRLVETAVKDHFDHWLSGDPQSANGLLERLIEKAEERARRKQSKEMTRKSATRRLRLPGKLADCSRNSPEGTELFLVEGDSAGGSAKQARQRETQAILPLRGKILNVASASVDKMKANQELNDLVQALGCGVGKDFSTDKLRYERVIIMTDADVDGAHIASLLMTFFYREMPGLIQEGHLYLALPPLYRLSHGNKQVYARDDAHKDELLSKMFKGKKPDISRFKGLGEMMPAQLRDTTMDPSKRSLLRVVVPNAADPEEKPECERTRSLVEDLMGKRPELRFKFIQDNAKFVKADDIDV, from the coding sequence ATGAGCGATCTTTTCGAGAACACGGCCCCCAAGGCCGACAGCTATTCCGCCCAGGACATCGAGGTTCTGGAGGGGCTGGAGCCTGTCCGGCGTCGACCGGGCATGTATATCGGCGGCACCGACGACCGTGCACTGCACCATCTGGTGGCCGAGGTGCTGGACAACGCCATGGACGAGGCGGTGGCCGGCCATGCCAGCCGAATCGATCTGGAGCTGGCCGCCGACTATACGGTGATGGTGCGCGACAATGGTCGCGGCATTCCCATCGACGACCACCCGAAATATCCGGGCAAGTCGGCGCTGGAGGTCATCATGACCACGCTGCACTCCGGCGGTAAGTTCTCCAACAAGGTCTACCAGACCTCGGGCGGCCTGCACGGCGTCGGCCTGTCGGTGGTGAACGCCTTGTCGGACCGGCTGACCGTGGAGATCGCCCGCGAAAAGCAGCTCTATGTGCAGGAGTACAGCCGTGGCCTGCCGCAGGGGCCGCTTGCCCATCGCGGCAATGTCAACCGGCGCGGCACCACCATCCGCTTCCACGCCGATCCGGAAATCTTCGGCGAGACCGCTCATTTCGAGCCGCACCGGCTCTACAGGTTGGCGCGCTCCAAGGCCTATCTTTACCGCGGCGTCGAAATCCGCTGGAGCTGCGATCCATCGCTGCTGTCGGTCGACGCCACCACGCCGGCCTCGGAGACCCTGCACTTCCCCGGCGGGCTCCAGGACTATCTGAACGCCGCGCTGAAGGAGCGCAAGACGCTGACGCCGTCGCCCTTCGCCGGCGCGCTCGACTTCCCCAACGGCCAGGGCCGGGTGGAATGGGCGGTGGCTTGGCCCGACGATGACGAGGGCTTCTCGCACACCTACTGCAACACCGTGCCGACCCCGCAGGGCGGCACGCACGAGGCCGGCCTGCGCACCGCGCTGACCCGCGGCCTGAAGGCCTATGGCGAGCTGACCAGCAACAAGCGCGCCGGTCAGGTCACCGCCGACGACGTGATGGGCGACGCCTGCGTCCTGCTGTCGGTCTTCATCCGCGAACCGCATTTCCAGGGCCAGACCAAGGAAAAGCTGGTGACGGCGGAGGCACAGCGCCTCGTCGAGACCGCGGTGAAGGACCATTTCGACCATTGGCTGTCGGGCGACCCGCAGAGCGCCAACGGTCTGCTCGAACGCCTTATCGAAAAGGCGGAGGAGCGGGCGCGCCGCAAGCAGTCTAAGGAGATGACGCGCAAGTCGGCCACCCGCCGCCTGCGCCTGCCCGGCAAGCTGGCCGACTGCTCGCGCAACTCCCCGGAAGGTACCGAGCTGTTCCTGGTGGAGGGCGATTCGGCAGGCGGCTCCGCCAAGCAGGCGCGCCAGCGCGAGACCCAGGCAATTCTGCCGTTGCGCGGCAAGATCCTGAACGTCGCCAGCGCGTCGGTCGACAAGATGAAGGCCAACCAGGAGCTGAACGATCTGGTCCAGGCTCTGGGCTGCGGTGTTGGCAAGGACTTCTCGACCGACAAGCTGCGCTACGAGCGGGTCATCATCATGACCGACGCCGATGTCGACGGTGCCCACATCGCCTCGCTGCTGATGACCTTCTTCTACCGCGAGATGCCCGGCCTGATCCAGGAGGGGCACCTGTACCTCGCCCTGCCGCCGCTCTACCGCCTCAGCCATGGCAACAAGCAGGTCTACGCCCGCGACGACGCCCACAAGGACGAGTTGCTGTCGAAGATGTTCAAGGGCAAGAAGCCCGACATCAGCCGCTTCAAGGGCCTGGGCGAGATGATGCCGGCCCAGCTGCGCGACACGACGATGGACCCGTCCAAGCGCTCGCTGCTGCGCGTGGTCGTGCCCAATGCCGCCGATCCGGAGGAAAAGCCGGAGTGCGAGCGCACGCGGTCGCTGGTGGAGGATCTGATGGGCAAGCGGCCGGAGCTGCGCTTCAAGTTCATCCAGGACAACGCAAAGTTCGTGAAGGCCGACGACATCGACGTGTAA
- a CDS encoding ABC transporter substrate-binding protein, with amino-acid sequence MKLKSLIAAAAVALTLGTAGLAAAQQKLEKTDIKIAVGGKPLLYYLPLTLAERLGYFKEAGLTVEISDFGGGAKSLQALVGGSADVVTGAYDHTIQMQAKGQPIVAVTQLGRYPGIVLASVNKSGTVKSVKDLKGKKVGVTAPGSSTNFMLNYVLTSLGMKPEDASVIGVGGGPSAIAAIKRGEIDAIVNLDPVISQAQADGDITILADTRTEKGTIDVYGGPYPAAVLYMKPDFIKENPKTTQALADVFVRTMLWLNKASTDDVLKVLPEEYFLGNKSLYAQAFEHSKPTYSPDGRFTQDGADAALKVLKAFDPAVASASIDLSKTYTNQYVEDALKRLQK; translated from the coding sequence ATGAAACTCAAATCGCTGATCGCGGCTGCCGCGGTCGCCCTTACTCTCGGGACGGCCGGTCTGGCCGCAGCCCAGCAGAAACTTGAGAAGACCGACATCAAGATCGCCGTCGGCGGCAAGCCGCTGCTCTATTACCTGCCGCTGACGCTGGCCGAGCGGCTGGGCTACTTCAAGGAAGCCGGGCTGACCGTCGAGATCAGCGACTTCGGCGGTGGCGCCAAGAGCCTCCAGGCCTTGGTCGGCGGCTCCGCCGACGTGGTCACCGGCGCCTACGACCACACCATCCAGATGCAGGCGAAGGGCCAGCCGATCGTCGCGGTGACGCAGCTCGGCCGCTATCCCGGCATCGTCCTGGCCTCGGTCAACAAGTCCGGCACCGTCAAGTCGGTGAAGGATCTGAAGGGCAAGAAGGTCGGCGTCACCGCTCCCGGTTCCTCGACCAACTTCATGCTGAACTATGTCCTGACCTCGCTCGGCATGAAGCCGGAGGATGCCTCGGTCATCGGCGTCGGCGGCGGGCCCAGCGCCATCGCCGCCATCAAGCGCGGCGAGATCGACGCCATCGTCAACCTGGACCCGGTGATCAGTCAGGCCCAGGCCGATGGCGACATCACCATCCTGGCCGACACCCGGACGGAAAAGGGCACGATCGACGTCTATGGCGGTCCCTATCCCGCCGCCGTGCTCTACATGAAGCCGGACTTCATCAAGGAGAATCCGAAGACCACCCAGGCGCTGGCCGACGTCTTCGTCCGCACCATGCTGTGGCTGAACAAGGCCAGCACCGACGACGTGCTGAAGGTTCTGCCGGAGGAGTATTTCCTGGGCAACAAGTCGCTCTACGCCCAGGCCTTCGAGCATTCCAAGCCGACCTATTCGCCGGATGGCCGCTTCACCCAGGACGGCGCCGATGCCGCGCTGAAGGTGCTGAAGGCCTTCGACCCGGCGGTGGCGTCGGCCAGCATCGACCTGTCCAAGACCTACACCAACCAGTATGTCGAGGATGCGCTGAAGCGCCTCCAGAAGTGA